One window from the genome of Gimesia aquarii encodes:
- a CDS encoding zinc ribbon domain-containing protein, with the protein MPIKVRCKECDTTFSVKDEAEGKRVRCKSCGSPVKVTAGQKKKKRPSRSKSSDTDDFLASFDIDKIEDKDSKICPRCGYDVDDEDIECANCGVDLSTGRMSEATRKKRRRKGPTVEEFYGKSWGDAYTFLGNHKGLAFKTFLYSFIASTLFFGSIFMMMWCHRTPPRAFWGFIAFVSIMAIPGWIWFIQTEVVRFALQKKAKLKRITFDFFLCSALGIKFIFWVILFSLPMQAVFGAMGYYYITNDNIPVGAIMIAVGFIPTFLMFPLAMPHMTMTDSSPAWMMHKLGKVFLNLAKPAIFWCIVFLITNLPAIGCLVGIGVMYGNDLDQFFSNVRYNSLIAADEQAKTDAEENKIKDFEPGEFVGKEPRTLEPKVLIVPSILWFFACLFYAPAMIFNARVNGLMALHSKPDLQLITKIQETKYVSKAVQKETGPPTARWKLALAGIGVGLVIGTGFFFLIPILPMMLLYVLLFIVAFTQIGCFFATLAKINSEEGLGLAILGFFISLYAYIMGWVYAKSDKDMGGTMMIWTLCIIVSTMMQFGVAFHAVAKAIEELPAVEAPVDPADMPADQAAP; encoded by the coding sequence ATGCCCATCAAGGTTCGCTGTAAAGAATGTGACACCACTTTTTCTGTCAAAGATGAAGCCGAAGGGAAACGAGTCCGTTGTAAAAGCTGTGGCTCCCCTGTCAAAGTTACAGCGGGACAGAAAAAGAAGAAGCGACCCTCGCGTAGCAAATCTTCTGACACCGATGATTTTCTGGCCAGTTTTGATATCGATAAGATCGAAGATAAAGATTCAAAGATTTGTCCCCGTTGTGGATACGATGTAGATGATGAAGACATCGAGTGCGCCAATTGCGGAGTCGATTTAAGTACAGGTCGCATGTCGGAAGCGACTCGTAAAAAACGCCGACGCAAAGGCCCGACTGTCGAAGAGTTTTACGGGAAATCCTGGGGAGACGCTTACACGTTTCTGGGTAACCATAAAGGGCTGGCGTTCAAAACGTTTCTCTATAGTTTCATCGCCAGTACCTTATTTTTTGGTTCGATCTTTATGATGATGTGGTGCCATCGGACTCCACCGCGTGCCTTCTGGGGCTTTATTGCCTTTGTTTCCATCATGGCGATTCCGGGCTGGATCTGGTTTATCCAGACAGAAGTGGTCCGCTTCGCTCTACAGAAAAAAGCAAAACTGAAACGGATCACCTTTGACTTTTTCCTATGCTCTGCTTTAGGCATTAAATTTATATTCTGGGTCATTCTGTTCAGCCTGCCAATGCAGGCTGTATTTGGAGCCATGGGTTATTATTACATTACCAATGACAATATTCCCGTGGGGGCCATCATGATTGCCGTCGGCTTTATTCCGACCTTCCTCATGTTCCCACTGGCGATGCCACATATGACAATGACAGATTCTTCTCCTGCGTGGATGATGCACAAACTGGGAAAGGTATTTTTAAATCTGGCAAAACCAGCCATTTTCTGGTGCATCGTTTTCCTGATTACCAACCTGCCTGCCATTGGCTGTCTGGTGGGAATTGGTGTCATGTATGGGAATGATCTGGACCAGTTTTTCTCAAATGTACGTTACAATTCGTTGATCGCGGCAGATGAGCAGGCAAAGACCGACGCTGAAGAAAACAAAATTAAAGACTTCGAACCCGGTGAATTTGTGGGCAAAGAACCGCGTACACTAGAGCCCAAAGTCCTCATCGTACCGTCGATCCTGTGGTTTTTCGCTTGTCTATTTTATGCACCTGCGATGATCTTTAATGCCCGCGTTAACGGATTAATGGCACTCCACAGCAAACCTGACCTGCAATTGATCACAAAAATTCAAGAGACCAAGTACGTCTCCAAAGCTGTGCAGAAAGAGACCGGCCCACCCACGGCCCGCTGGAAATTGGCATTGGCTGGAATTGGTGTTGGTCTGGTTATTGGAACCGGGTTTTTCTTCCTGATACCAATCTTGCCTATGATGCTTTTATACGTCTTGCTTTTCATTGTCGCCTTTACACAAATTGGCTGTTTCTTCGCTACTCTGGCCAAAATCAACAGCGAAGAGGGACTCGGTCTGGCAATTCTAGGTTTTTTCATCTCACTTTATGCCTATATCATGGGTTGGGTTTACGCAAAATCTGACAAAGATATGGGTGGTACGATGATGATTTGGACATTGTGCATCATTGTCAGTACGATGATGCAATTTGGGGTCGCGTTTCATGCCGTTGCGAAAGCCATAGAGGAATTACCAGCGGTCGAAGCCCCCGTCGACCCGGCTGATATGCCCGCAGATCAGGCTGCCCCCTAA
- the tatC gene encoding twin-arginine translocase subunit TatC translates to MKPQSHDLFDESTMSFGDHLETLRVHLWKALIGLAICVVGALFIGHKIVAVVRAPIDSALKEYNLDKLPHPDDPVLDPEQKTADQKATIEEMIASLSSEKEQTPETKTLQKILTDYQYRLNNIEETMAEPVTLAVQEAFTTIYLKVSFVAGLVFASPWVIYQIWLFVAAGLYPHERKYVYIYLPISIFLFLGGALFCFYAVFPFVLNFLLGFNKLLGVNPQIRLSEWISFAITLPVMFGLSFQLPLIMLFLERISIFTVKDYHEKRRMAILIIAIISMLMTPADPMSMLLMMLPLIFLYELGILMCKFFPSATASPFETT, encoded by the coding sequence ATGAAACCACAGTCTCACGATCTATTTGATGAATCCACCATGAGTTTCGGGGATCACCTCGAAACCCTTCGCGTTCATTTATGGAAAGCATTAATTGGCCTGGCGATTTGTGTGGTGGGCGCATTATTCATTGGCCATAAAATTGTCGCCGTAGTGCGTGCTCCCATTGACTCTGCTTTAAAGGAATACAACCTCGATAAGCTCCCTCATCCGGATGATCCTGTTCTCGATCCGGAACAAAAAACGGCAGACCAGAAAGCAACCATCGAAGAAATGATTGCCAGCCTCAGCAGTGAGAAAGAACAAACCCCCGAGACAAAAACACTGCAGAAAATTTTAACAGACTATCAATACCGCTTAAACAATATCGAAGAAACGATGGCAGAACCCGTGACACTGGCGGTTCAAGAAGCGTTTACCACGATCTATTTGAAAGTTTCATTCGTTGCAGGATTGGTCTTTGCCAGCCCCTGGGTGATTTATCAAATCTGGCTGTTTGTGGCAGCCGGTCTTTATCCACACGAACGAAAGTACGTCTATATTTATCTTCCGATCAGTATCTTTCTGTTTCTGGGAGGTGCCCTGTTTTGTTTTTACGCCGTGTTCCCCTTCGTCCTCAACTTTCTGCTGGGCTTTAACAAGCTACTCGGTGTGAATCCTCAAATTCGACTCTCAGAATGGATCAGCTTCGCGATCACCCTGCCTGTGATGTTTGGACTTAGTTTCCAACTGCCTCTGATCATGTTGTTCCTGGAACGCATCTCCATCTTCACTGTGAAAGACTATCATGAAAAGCGACGCATGGCGATTTTGATCATTGCGATTATTTCCATGTTGATGACCCCTGCAGACCCGATGAGTATGCTGTTGATGATGCTGCCTTTGATCTTTCTGTATGAATTAGGGATTCTCATGTGTAAATTTTTCCCCAGTGCCACTGCCAGCCCTTTTGAAACGACTTGA
- the ppk2 gene encoding polyphosphate kinase 2, producing MDSKSGKKANPQEDTTLLPITHQLEIPHDLVPEEIQEKVKSASKQDILCKSYPYRSKMKRKKYAEDLKLLQIELLKLQRWVQQKGERIVLLFEGRDAAGKGGTIKRFREHLNPRGARIVALPKPTETEQGQWYFQRYIEHLPTRGEIVLFDRSWYNRGVVEPVMGFCRPSEHHTFLREAPQVENMLVNSGVRLFKLWFSVSREEQFRRFKARETDKLRQWKLSPIDIKSLGLWDEYTEAQNAMLMATDTKASPWIVIHSDDKKRARLSCLSYILSHIDYPNKDENIVGTFDPKIIGSKEMMYDTSKW from the coding sequence ATGGATTCAAAATCCGGAAAAAAAGCAAACCCCCAAGAAGACACAACTCTGCTGCCCATCACCCATCAGTTAGAAATCCCGCACGATCTGGTTCCCGAAGAAATTCAAGAGAAAGTCAAATCTGCCTCAAAGCAGGACATCCTCTGTAAATCTTATCCTTATCGCAGCAAAATGAAGCGAAAAAAATATGCAGAGGATTTAAAACTGTTGCAGATTGAGCTATTGAAACTGCAAAGGTGGGTCCAGCAGAAAGGAGAGCGAATCGTACTCTTATTCGAGGGACGCGATGCTGCCGGTAAAGGGGGCACCATCAAACGCTTCAGGGAACACCTCAATCCTCGCGGTGCTCGAATTGTCGCTTTGCCAAAACCGACTGAAACCGAGCAAGGCCAGTGGTACTTTCAACGTTACATCGAACACTTACCAACGAGAGGCGAAATCGTCTTGTTCGATCGCTCCTGGTATAACCGGGGAGTCGTCGAACCTGTGATGGGTTTTTGTCGCCCGAGTGAACACCATACCTTCCTCCGCGAAGCACCACAGGTGGAAAATATGCTGGTGAATTCCGGAGTGCGGCTGTTTAAGCTTTGGTTCTCCGTAAGTCGTGAAGAGCAATTTCGCCGCTTCAAAGCGCGTGAGACGGACAAACTGAGGCAATGGAAATTGAGTCCCATTGACATAAAAAGTCTGGGTCTCTGGGATGAATACACTGAAGCGCAAAATGCCATGCTAATGGCCACAGATACGAAAGCCAGCCCTTGGATTGTGATTCATTCTGATGATAAAAAACGTGCTCGTTTGAGCTGTTTAAGTTATATTCTGAGTCATATTGATTACCCCAACAAAGACGAAAACATCGTCGGGACTTTTGATCCTAAAATCATCGGCTCTAAAGAAATGATGTACGACACCAGCAAGTGGTGA
- a CDS encoding NAD+ synthase, with protein MKIALAQLNPTVGDLRGNCQRILDTVRRGEQAGADLILFSELAVCGYPPKDILLREGFVEACDQAIEHLAGQISSGIGVIVGHPTGRDLPPERMANAASLLHEGKVSACVHKLLLPTYDVFDEHRYFRSAELSGIQPIKFQGFKLGLHICEDAWWGQPDTFYHNQPEELPDPVQILAEAGSDLLINISASPFEIEKRERRHQIVSSHVDRFSIPYLFVNQVGGNDDLVFDGHSFVTDQHNRIALQMPGFKEDLSYFDTEHPLDVEANKVEASSREEQLFEALVLGLRDYMQKCGFTDCVLGLSGGIDSALACTIAAEAIGAEHVHALLLPSRYSSEHSISDSLELVKNLGLDYEIIPIDEVHRAFENLPVIGDDLKGQPAGLADQNLQARIRGANVMVRSNRHGWLALATGNKSELAVGYCTLYGDMAGGFAVLSDVFKCDVYLVSRHVNQRAGRTIIPEHILEKPPSAELAPNQVDQDSLPPYDLLDAILKGLIEDELSVQSLSKQYPIETVRWVARKLDQNEFKRRQMPPGIKLSGRAFGSGRRMPMAARFQWEAE; from the coding sequence GTGAAAATTGCCTTGGCACAACTCAATCCGACGGTAGGCGACCTGCGTGGAAATTGTCAGCGAATTCTAGACACAGTACGGCGGGGAGAACAAGCGGGTGCAGACCTGATTCTTTTTTCAGAGCTGGCAGTGTGTGGATACCCTCCTAAAGATATTCTGTTGCGGGAAGGATTTGTCGAAGCCTGTGATCAAGCGATTGAGCATCTGGCAGGCCAAATTTCGTCAGGGATTGGTGTGATCGTGGGGCATCCTACCGGGCGAGATCTTCCACCGGAGCGCATGGCCAATGCCGCCAGCCTGTTGCATGAGGGCAAAGTATCAGCGTGTGTCCATAAATTACTTCTTCCGACTTACGATGTGTTCGATGAGCATCGCTATTTTCGTTCTGCGGAGTTGAGCGGTATTCAACCCATTAAATTTCAGGGGTTCAAACTGGGGCTCCATATTTGTGAAGATGCCTGGTGGGGGCAGCCGGATACGTTTTACCATAATCAGCCTGAGGAGTTACCCGATCCGGTGCAGATCCTGGCAGAAGCCGGTTCCGATTTGCTGATCAATATATCTGCGAGTCCTTTTGAAATTGAAAAACGCGAACGTCGGCATCAGATTGTCAGTTCACATGTGGATCGTTTTTCCATTCCCTACCTGTTTGTGAATCAAGTGGGCGGTAACGATGATTTGGTTTTCGATGGGCATAGTTTTGTAACAGATCAGCATAATCGAATTGCACTCCAGATGCCCGGGTTTAAAGAGGATCTGAGCTACTTCGATACAGAACACCCTTTGGATGTGGAAGCAAACAAAGTCGAAGCGAGTTCTCGTGAAGAGCAACTTTTTGAGGCCCTGGTACTGGGGCTGCGGGATTACATGCAGAAGTGCGGATTCACCGATTGTGTACTAGGTTTATCGGGGGGGATTGATAGTGCGCTGGCGTGTACCATTGCCGCTGAAGCCATCGGGGCTGAGCACGTACATGCTTTGTTACTACCCAGCCGTTACAGCAGCGAGCACAGCATTTCTGATTCTTTGGAACTGGTAAAAAATCTGGGACTTGACTATGAAATCATTCCCATCGATGAAGTGCATCGCGCATTCGAAAATCTGCCTGTGATCGGAGACGATTTGAAAGGGCAGCCTGCAGGACTGGCAGATCAGAATCTACAGGCGCGTATTCGCGGTGCGAATGTGATGGTGCGAAGTAATCGGCATGGCTGGCTGGCATTGGCAACGGGAAACAAGAGTGAACTGGCGGTGGGATATTGCACACTCTATGGTGATATGGCGGGAGGATTTGCCGTTCTAAGCGACGTGTTCAAATGCGATGTCTATCTGGTCTCCCGTCATGTAAATCAAAGAGCGGGACGGACAATCATACCTGAACATATTCTGGAAAAGCCACCAAGTGCAGAATTGGCTCCGAATCAGGTCGACCAGGATTCCTTACCACCTTATGATTTATTGGATGCTATTCTCAAAGGTTTGATTGAAGACGAGCTTTCCGTTCAGAGCCTGTCGAAACAATATCCTATCGAAACCGTTCGCTGGGTTGCCAGGAAACTGGATCAGAATGAATTCAAACGTCGACAAATGCCTCCGGGAATCAAACTCTCCGGGCGTGCTTTTGGTTCAGGTCGTCGTATGCCGATGGCAGCACGTTTTCAATGGGAAGCAGAGTAA
- a CDS encoding exo-beta-N-acetylmuramidase NamZ domain-containing protein → MKCHSFLAICCLFFFSGLPSAFTAEPPRLPQVKPKAVGMDARRLAMIDFVVQRGLDRKSMPGAVVLVGYQGKVVFLKAYGDRQLKPERVPMTTDTVFDMASLTKPIPTATSVMQLVEQGKIKLTDPVSKYIPEFAVNGKQDITVYQLLTHQGGLIPDNSIKDYRDGAKKAMERIYALKLYYKPGTRFVYTDVGFILLADIIKRVTGQSVHEYSSKNVFQPLGMNETGYLPGPKLKKRAATTQQREDRWMQGEVHDPRAYRLGGVAGHAGLFSTAEDLAVYAQAMLNQGSYAGAQILKPEIVKMMTRGYPVDDVKRGLGWDVLSRYSSNRGDFLSKQAFGHGGFTGTSLWIDPAQDLFVIFLSNRVHPDGKGSVNSLAGRIGTIAAAAIDQQSIQQSTPAVAASDALSVLTGIDVLRENRFKSLKGLKIGLITNHTGLSRDGKSTVEILHEAPNVQLKTLFSPEHGFAGKLDVSKIGDSTDQKTGLKIFSLYGKTRTPTPESLQGLDAIVFDIQDIGARFYTYISTMGNAMQAAQKQGLKFIVLDRPNPINGVDFAGPVLDEGAQSFVGYHRIPVRHGMTVGELARMFNSEMKINVDLQVIQLQNWKREMYFDETGLTWVNPSPNMRNLNEAVFYPGIGLLETTNLSVGRGTDSPFEWIGASWLDGMKLARRLNQAGLPGVRFVPVQFTPSSSKFSGELCGGVNFIITDRRAFQSVRTGLEVAHQLRLLFPDQWETKHFNRLLGNQRVFDAVVAGKTVPQIQALYQDDLAEFAVRRAKYLLY, encoded by the coding sequence ATGAAGTGTCATTCCTTTTTGGCTATCTGTTGTCTCTTTTTCTTTTCCGGTTTACCGAGTGCTTTTACCGCGGAACCACCTCGGCTACCACAGGTAAAACCGAAAGCGGTTGGCATGGATGCCAGGCGGTTAGCGATGATTGATTTTGTAGTTCAGCGTGGGCTGGATAGGAAATCAATGCCTGGTGCGGTCGTGCTGGTTGGGTATCAGGGAAAGGTTGTGTTTTTGAAAGCGTACGGTGATCGTCAGTTGAAACCAGAAAGAGTGCCGATGACGACCGATACCGTATTTGATATGGCATCACTGACCAAACCGATTCCCACTGCCACGAGTGTGATGCAGTTGGTAGAGCAGGGGAAGATCAAGCTGACCGATCCTGTTTCCAAATACATTCCCGAATTTGCCGTGAATGGAAAACAGGACATTACTGTGTATCAACTATTGACTCATCAAGGGGGATTGATACCCGATAACTCCATTAAAGACTACCGGGATGGTGCCAAAAAAGCGATGGAGCGAATTTATGCTTTAAAACTTTATTACAAGCCAGGGACGCGATTTGTCTATACCGATGTCGGTTTCATCTTATTAGCCGATATTATAAAACGCGTCACAGGTCAATCAGTTCATGAGTATTCCAGTAAAAACGTATTTCAGCCGTTGGGGATGAATGAAACAGGTTACCTGCCCGGACCAAAATTAAAAAAACGTGCCGCTACAACACAGCAACGCGAAGATCGTTGGATGCAAGGTGAGGTGCACGACCCAAGGGCATACCGACTGGGAGGGGTTGCCGGGCATGCAGGATTATTTTCAACGGCGGAAGATTTAGCTGTTTATGCTCAGGCGATGCTCAACCAGGGTTCCTATGCGGGAGCTCAAATTTTAAAACCAGAGATCGTAAAAATGATGACGCGCGGTTATCCCGTTGATGATGTTAAACGTGGTCTCGGCTGGGATGTGCTTTCGCGTTATTCTTCGAATCGAGGTGATTTCCTTTCAAAGCAGGCGTTTGGGCATGGCGGGTTTACAGGAACCTCGCTTTGGATTGATCCCGCTCAGGATTTATTTGTAATCTTTCTCAGCAATCGGGTGCACCCCGACGGGAAAGGCTCGGTTAATTCGTTAGCAGGGCGTATCGGAACTATCGCTGCCGCAGCAATAGACCAGCAATCCATTCAGCAATCAACGCCGGCGGTCGCTGCCAGTGATGCTTTATCAGTGCTGACTGGCATTGATGTGTTACGAGAGAACCGGTTCAAATCACTGAAAGGATTGAAGATTGGTTTGATTACCAACCACACGGGTTTAAGCCGTGATGGTAAGAGTACGGTGGAAATTCTGCATGAAGCCCCTAATGTCCAGCTTAAGACCTTATTCAGCCCCGAGCATGGTTTTGCCGGTAAGTTAGATGTTTCGAAAATCGGCGATTCGACAGATCAGAAAACCGGATTGAAAATATTCAGTCTTTATGGAAAAACAAGAACTCCCACCCCCGAGAGCTTGCAAGGACTGGATGCGATTGTGTTCGACATTCAGGATATCGGTGCGCGATTTTATACCTATATTTCCACAATGGGAAATGCGATGCAGGCCGCACAAAAACAGGGGCTCAAATTTATTGTCCTGGATCGTCCCAACCCGATTAACGGCGTCGACTTTGCGGGCCCGGTTCTGGATGAAGGAGCACAATCGTTTGTGGGTTACCACCGGATTCCGGTTCGTCATGGAATGACTGTCGGCGAATTGGCGCGGATGTTTAACAGCGAAATGAAGATCAACGTTGACTTGCAGGTCATTCAATTACAAAACTGGAAACGGGAGATGTACTTTGATGAGACCGGCCTGACCTGGGTCAATCCCTCTCCCAATATGCGAAATCTGAACGAAGCCGTTTTTTATCCCGGCATCGGTTTGTTAGAAACAACCAATCTGTCGGTAGGGCGCGGGACCGATTCTCCCTTTGAATGGATCGGTGCGTCCTGGCTGGATGGCATGAAACTGGCGCGGCGGCTAAATCAAGCGGGGCTACCTGGAGTTCGTTTTGTTCCCGTTCAATTCACTCCAAGTTCCAGTAAATTTTCGGGTGAGTTGTGTGGTGGTGTGAATTTCATCATCACAGATCGGCGCGCGTTTCAATCAGTGAGGACCGGGCTGGAAGTGGCACATCAGCTACGTTTGCTGTTTCCCGATCAATGGGAGACGAAGCACTTTAACCGCTTGTTAGGAAACCAACGAGTATTTGATGCTGTCGTGGCAGGCAAAACTGTGCCGCAGATTCAAGCTTTGTATCAGGATGATCTTGCTGAATTCGCCGTCCGGCGGGCGAAGTATTTGTTATATTGA
- the groES gene encoding co-chaperone GroES, protein MAKKAAKKASKGARIVPLGDKVVLKRELAETTTAGGIVLPDSAQDKPQRGEVVAVGDGHVKSDGTKLPLTVKEGDKVIFSPYGGDEIKIGGEEYLLLRESDILATF, encoded by the coding sequence ATGGCGAAGAAGGCTGCCAAAAAAGCAAGTAAAGGCGCCCGGATTGTCCCTCTTGGTGACAAAGTCGTTTTGAAAAGAGAACTCGCAGAAACAACCACCGCAGGGGGAATTGTTTTGCCAGACAGTGCGCAAGACAAGCCACAACGAGGCGAAGTCGTCGCCGTGGGAGACGGTCATGTGAAATCAGACGGAACAAAGTTGCCTTTGACCGTCAAAGAAGGGGACAAAGTCATTTTTAGCCCTTATGGTGGAGACGAAATTAAGATTGGCGGAGAAGAGTATCTGTTGCTTCGCGAAAGCGACATTCTGGCAACGTTTTAA
- the groL gene encoding chaperonin GroEL (60 kDa chaperone family; promotes refolding of misfolded polypeptides especially under stressful conditions; forms two stacked rings of heptamers to form a barrel-shaped 14mer; ends can be capped by GroES; misfolded proteins enter the barrel where they are refolded when GroES binds), with amino-acid sequence MAKMIAFDQEAQEAMRRGISKLAKAVRVTLGPKGRNVILEKSFGSPTVTKDGVSVAREIELSDKFEDMGARMVREVASKTSDIAGDGTTTATIMAEAIYNEGLKSVVAGVSPIAMKRGMDKAVDDIVNKLQDMSIECKNKKAISQVGKVASNGDEEIGKILADAMEQVGKDGVITVEEGQSLQTTFEVVEGMQFDRGYLSPYFVSDPQSMACDLEDAYVLIHEKKISNIKDLVPVLEKVVGAGKPLLIIAEDIEGEALSTLVINKLRGTFRCCAVKAPGYGDRRKAMLQDIAIMVGGQAIFEDLGIQLENLQLSDLGTAKKVSVDKDNTTIIEGGGKGGEIKARIEQIRRELENSTSDYDKEKLEERIAKLSGGVAQINVGAATESEMKEKKARVEDALHAIRAAVAEGILPGGGVALLRCSADCKPKGLSEEEKIGYEIILRACRAPLTSIANNAGDDGSVVCEKVSELEGNTGYNAATSKYEDLVKTGIIDPTRVTRSALQNSASVSTLLLTSDALIAEKGKDDNGGDDLH; translated from the coding sequence ATGGCAAAGATGATTGCCTTCGATCAAGAAGCTCAGGAAGCAATGCGACGCGGCATCAGCAAGCTGGCAAAAGCGGTTCGTGTGACGCTTGGACCCAAAGGCCGGAACGTAATTCTTGAAAAGAGCTTTGGCTCACCCACCGTTACCAAAGACGGCGTTTCCGTTGCCCGTGAAATTGAACTGTCTGACAAATTTGAAGACATGGGCGCTCGCATGGTTCGCGAAGTCGCCAGTAAAACATCTGATATTGCCGGTGATGGAACCACCACCGCTACGATCATGGCTGAAGCGATTTACAATGAAGGTTTGAAGTCGGTTGTAGCCGGCGTGAGCCCCATTGCCATGAAGCGGGGTATGGACAAAGCCGTCGATGATATTGTGAATAAGCTTCAGGACATGTCTATCGAATGTAAAAACAAAAAGGCAATTTCTCAGGTAGGTAAGGTTGCCTCCAATGGCGATGAAGAAATTGGAAAAATTCTTGCAGATGCGATGGAGCAGGTCGGTAAAGATGGTGTGATTACCGTCGAAGAAGGTCAAAGCCTGCAGACTACTTTCGAGGTCGTTGAAGGGATGCAGTTTGATCGCGGCTATCTCTCACCTTACTTCGTGAGTGATCCTCAAAGCATGGCTTGCGACCTGGAAGATGCTTATGTTCTGATTCACGAAAAGAAGATCTCTAACATTAAGGATCTCGTTCCTGTACTGGAAAAAGTCGTTGGTGCAGGCAAACCATTGTTGATTATTGCAGAAGACATTGAAGGCGAAGCCCTTTCAACACTCGTGATCAATAAGCTGCGTGGCACCTTCCGTTGCTGTGCTGTGAAAGCACCCGGATATGGTGATCGTCGTAAAGCAATGTTACAAGACATTGCCATTATGGTCGGTGGTCAGGCCATCTTTGAAGATCTCGGAATTCAGTTGGAAAATCTTCAACTTTCTGATCTGGGAACTGCCAAGAAAGTTTCTGTCGATAAAGACAACACCACGATTATCGAAGGTGGCGGTAAAGGCGGGGAAATCAAAGCCCGTATCGAACAGATTCGTCGTGAATTAGAAAATTCAACCAGCGATTACGATAAAGAAAAGCTGGAAGAACGCATCGCTAAACTTTCCGGTGGTGTTGCTCAGATCAATGTGGGTGCCGCTACTGAAAGTGAAATGAAAGAAAAGAAGGCACGTGTTGAAGATGCACTGCACGCAATTCGGGCTGCTGTTGCAGAAGGAATTCTACCCGGTGGTGGAGTTGCCTTACTTCGCTGTTCAGCAGACTGCAAGCCTAAAGGTCTTTCTGAAGAGGAAAAAATTGGCTACGAAATTATTTTACGAGCCTGCCGTGCACCATTGACTTCCATCGCGAATAACGCGGGCGATGATGGCAGTGTGGTTTGTGAAAAAGTTTCTGAGCTGGAAGGAAATACGGGTTACAATGCAGCCACTTCGAAATACGAAGATCTGGTCAAAACCGGGATTATTGATCCGACACGCGTAACACGGTCTGCACTGCAAAACTCAGCCAGTGTTTCTACTCTGCTTTTGACCAGCGATGCTCTGATTGCTGAAAAGGGTAAGGATGATAATGGTGGCGATGACCTGCACTAA
- a CDS encoding dual specificity protein phosphatase family protein produces the protein MNTPDRETVIDPAAEQTKKKNFLKRFLVVCVIIGVSVLIWEEFLEDRLVAKRWGVVEPGKIYRSGQISSHLIEPMLIENKIEKVIALNGSDLKKPYLKTEVETAQKLNIDHQVLHLIGDGTGDVEDYAEAVAEIMRCEKAGKPVLVHCAAGAQRTGGVVAAYRMLVQKKTPDEAYQELLQYDWKPHKDQALLDYLNQNLATLSKLLEQKIEWYEPPAKIPVIGK, from the coding sequence ATGAACACCCCTGACAGGGAAACCGTTATTGATCCAGCTGCCGAACAAACAAAAAAGAAAAACTTCCTCAAACGTTTCTTGGTCGTCTGTGTGATCATTGGTGTGAGTGTGTTAATCTGGGAAGAATTTCTGGAAGACCGGCTGGTTGCCAAACGCTGGGGTGTCGTTGAGCCGGGTAAAATCTATCGTAGCGGCCAAATCTCCAGTCATTTAATCGAACCCATGCTGATCGAAAACAAGATCGAAAAAGTCATCGCTTTGAATGGGAGCGACTTAAAAAAGCCCTACCTCAAAACTGAGGTAGAAACTGCTCAAAAGCTGAACATTGATCATCAGGTTTTGCACTTAATCGGTGATGGCACCGGTGATGTGGAAGACTATGCCGAAGCAGTCGCAGAAATAATGCGCTGTGAAAAAGCGGGAAAACCGGTGCTCGTTCATTGTGCCGCTGGCGCCCAAAGAACGGGTGGTGTTGTAGCCGCTTATCGCATGCTGGTTCAGAAAAAAACACCCGATGAAGCCTATCAGGAATTATTACAATACGATTGGAAACCACATAAAGATCAGGCGCTTCTCGATTACCTCAATCAAAACCTGGCCACGCTCTCCAAACTATTGGAGCAGAAAATAGAGTGGTACGAACCGCCGGCAAAGATCCCCGTCATCGGCAAATAA